The following proteins are co-located in the Lagenorhynchus albirostris chromosome 2, mLagAlb1.1, whole genome shotgun sequence genome:
- the SIKE1 gene encoding suppressor of IKBKE 1 isoform X1 — MSCTIEKILTDAKTLLERLREHDAAAESLVDQSAALHRRVAAMREAGTALPDQYQEDASDIKDMSKYKPHILLSQENTQIRDLQQENRELWVSLEEHQDALELIMSKYRKQMLQLMVAKKAVDAEPVLKAHQSHSAEIESQIDRICEMGEVMRKAVQMDDDQFCKIQEKLAQLELENKELRELLSISSESLRVRKENSMDTASQAIK, encoded by the exons ATGAGCTGCACCATCGAGAAGATTCTGACAGACGCTAAGACTCTACTGGAGAGGCTGCGGGAGCACGATGCAGCCGCCGAGTCGCTAGTGGATCAATCAGCGGCGCTGCACCGGCGGGTGGCCGCTATGCGGGAGGCGGGGACAGCGCTTCCGGACCAG TATCAAGAGGATGCATCCGATATAAAGGACATGTCCAAATACAAACCTCACATTCTGCTGTCCCAAGAGAATACACAGATTAGAGACTTGCAGCAGGAAAACAGAG agCTATGGGTTTCCTTGGAGGAACACCAGGATGCTTTGGAACTCATCATGAGCAAATACCGGAAACAGATGTTACAATTAATGGTTGCTAAAAAAGCAGTGGATGCTGAACCAGTCCTGAAAGCTCACCAGTCTCACTCTGCA GAAATTGAGAGTCAGATCGACagaatctgtgaaatgggagaagTGATGAGGAAAGCAGTTCAAATGGATGATGATCAGTTTTGTAAGATTCAGGAAAAACTAGCACAATTAGAG cttgaaAATAAGGAACTTCGAGAATTATTGTCCATCAGTAGTGAGTCTCTTCGGGTCAGGAAGGAAAACTCAATGGACACTGCTTCCCAAGCTATCAAATAA
- the SIKE1 gene encoding suppressor of IKBKE 1 isoform X2, with the protein MSCTIEKILTDAKTLLERLREHDAAAESLVDQSAALHRRVAAMREAGTALPDQYQEDASDIKDMSKYKPHILLSQENTQIRDLQQENRELWVSLEEHQDALELIMSKYRKQMLQLMVAKKAVDAEPVLKAHQSHSAEIESQIDRICEMGEVMRKAVQMDDDQFCKIQEKLAQLEDV; encoded by the exons ATGAGCTGCACCATCGAGAAGATTCTGACAGACGCTAAGACTCTACTGGAGAGGCTGCGGGAGCACGATGCAGCCGCCGAGTCGCTAGTGGATCAATCAGCGGCGCTGCACCGGCGGGTGGCCGCTATGCGGGAGGCGGGGACAGCGCTTCCGGACCAG TATCAAGAGGATGCATCCGATATAAAGGACATGTCCAAATACAAACCTCACATTCTGCTGTCCCAAGAGAATACACAGATTAGAGACTTGCAGCAGGAAAACAGAG agCTATGGGTTTCCTTGGAGGAACACCAGGATGCTTTGGAACTCATCATGAGCAAATACCGGAAACAGATGTTACAATTAATGGTTGCTAAAAAAGCAGTGGATGCTGAACCAGTCCTGAAAGCTCACCAGTCTCACTCTGCA GAAATTGAGAGTCAGATCGACagaatctgtgaaatgggagaagTGATGAGGAAAGCAGTTCAAATGGATGATGATCAGTTTTGTAAGATTCAGGAAAAACTAGCACAATTAGAG GACGTCTAG